The Castor canadensis chromosome 8, mCasCan1.hap1v2, whole genome shotgun sequence genome contains a region encoding:
- the Pan2 gene encoding PAN2-PAN3 deadenylation complex catalytic subunit PAN2 isoform X8, translating to MNFEGLDPGLAEFASAMHSTLDPVLDAHLNPSLLQNVELDPEGVALEALPVQESVHIMEGVYSELHSVVAEVGVPVSVSHFDLHEEMLWVGSHGGHATSFFGPALERYSSFQVNGSDDIRQIQSLENGILFLTKNNLKYMARGGLIIFDYLLDESEDMHSLLLTDSSTLLVGGLQNHVLEIDLNTVQETQKYAVEIPGVTIMRQTNRFFFCGHTSGKVSLRDLRSFKVEHEFDAFSGSLSDFDVHGNLLAACGFSSRLTGLACDRFLKVYDLRMMRAITPLQVHVDPAFLRFIPTYTSRLAIISQSGQCQFCEPTGLANPADIFHVNPVGPLLMTFDVSASKQALAFGDSEGCVHLWTDSPEPSFNPYSRETEFALPCLVDSLPPLDWSQDLLPLSLIPVPLTTDTLLSDWPAANSAPAPRRAPPVDAEILRTMKKVGFIGYAPNPRTRLRNQIPYRLKESDSEFDSFSQVTESPIGREEEPHLHMVSKKYRKVTIKYSKLGLEDFDFKHYNKTLFAGLEPHIPNAYCNCMIQVLYFLEPVRCLIQNHLCQKEFCLACELGFLFHMLDLSRGDPCQGSNFLRAFRTIPEASALGLILADSDEASGKGNLARLIQRWNRFILTQLHQDMQELEVPQAYRVAGGSFCSSGDSVIGQLFNCEVENCSLCRCGSETVRASSTLLFTLSYPEGSNCDKTGKNYDFAQVLKRSICLEQNTQAWCDNCEKYQPTIQTRNIRHLPDILVINCEVNSSKEADFWRIQAEVAFKMSVKKHGGEIKNKEFALADRKDLGNPEGLLLCPSIEELKNVWLPFSIRMKMTKNKGLDVCNWTDGDEMQWGPARAEEEHGVYVYDLMATVVHILDSRTGGSLVAHIKVGETYHQRKEGVTHQQWYLFNDFLIEPIDKHEAVQFDMNWKVPAILYYVKRNLNSRYNLNIKNPIEASVLLAEASLARKQRKTHTTFIPLMLNEMPQVGDLVGLDAEFVTLNEEEAELRSDGTKSTIKPSQMSVARITCVRGQGPNEGIPFIDDYISTQEQVVDYLTQYSGIKPGDLDAKISSKHLTTLKSTYLKLRFLIDIGVKFVGHGLQKDFRVINLMVPKDQVLDTVYLFHMPRKRMISLRFLAWYFLDLKIQGETHDSIEDARTALQLYRKYLELSKNGTEPESFHKVLKGLYEKGRKMDWKVPEPESQTSPKSKAWDGTRETELDAAVFSSVLAL from the exons ATGAACTTTGAGGGTCTGGACCCTGGACTGGCAGAATTTGCCTCAGCCATGCATTCAACCCTGGACCCTGTCCTGGATGCCCACTTGAACCCAAGTCTGCTACAGAACGTGGAGCTGGACCCAGAGGGAGTGGCCTTGGAGGCTCTTCCTGTGCAGGAGTCAGTGCACATAATGGAAGGTGTCTACTCTGAGTTGCACAGCGTGGTGGCTGAAGTGGGTGTACCTGTGTCCGTCTCCCACTTTGATTTGCACGAGGAGATGCTGTGGGTGGGGAGCCACGGG GGCCATGCCACTTCATTTTTTGGACCAGCCTTGGAGCGCTACTCATCCTTTCAGGTCAATGGCAGTGATGACATTCGGCAGATCCAGAGCCTCGAGAATGGTATCCTTTTTCTCACCAAGAACAACCTCAAGTATATGGCCCGTGGGGGCCTCATTATATTTGATTACTT GCTGGATGAGAGTGAGGATATGCATAGTCTCCTGCTGACTGATAGCAGCACTCTACTTGTTGGTGGGCTGCAGAACCATGTATTGGAAATTGATCTGAACACTGTCCAGGAGACTCAAAAG TATGCTGTTGAGATACCTGGAGTCACCATTATGAGACAGACAAATCGCTTCTTCTTCTGTGGCCACACATCTGGCAAG GTTTCCCTAAGAGACCTCCGTAGTTTTAAGGTGGAGCATGAATTTGATGCCTTCTCAGGGAGTCTGTCAGATTTTGATGTACATGGCAACCTATTAGCTGCCTGTGGATTCTCCAGCCGCCTCACTGGCCTGGCCTGTGACCGTTTCCTCAAGGTGTATGATTTGCGCATGATGCGTGCCATCACACCACTTCAAGTACATGTGGATCCTGCCTTCTTGCGCTTCATCCCTACATACACTTCTCGTCTTGCTATCATCTCCCAGTCAG GGCAGTGCCAGTTTTGTGAGCCTACAGGCCTGGCCAACCCAGCAGACATTTTTCATGTGAATCCTGTGGGACCTCTGCTAATGACATTTGATGTGTCAGCCAGCAAGCAGGCCCTGGCATTTGGAGATTCTGAGGGCTGTGTGCACCTATGGACTGATTCCCCTGAGCCTTCCTTTAACCCCTACTCCCGTGAGACTGAGTTTGCTTTGCCCTGTCTTGTGGACTCACTGCCTCCTCTGGACTGGAGCCAGGACCTGCTGCCTCTTTCTCTCATCCCGGTTCCACTCACCACTGACACACTTCTCTCTGATTGGCCTGCTGCCAACTCCGCTCCAGCACCCAG GCGAGCACCACCTGTGGATGCAGAGATTCTGCGCACCATGAAGAAAGTGGGCTTCATTGGCTATGCACCCAACCCCCGCACCAGGCTGCGCAATCAG ATTCCTTACCGACTAAAGGAGTCAGACAGTGAATTTGACAGCTTCAGCCAGGTTACTGAGTCACCAATAGGGCGTGAAGAGGAGCCACATCTCCACATGGTTTCTAAGAAATACCGCAAG GTAACCATCAAATATTCCAAGCTAGGGCTGGAGGACTTTGACTTCAAACACTACAATAAGACCCTGTTTGCTGGATTAGAGCCCCACATTCCTAATGCCTACTGTAACTGCATGATCCAG GTGCTCTATTTCCTGGAGCCTGTTCGCTGTCTAATCCAGAATCACCTTTGCCAGAAGGAGTTCTGTCTGGCATGTGAGCTGGGCTTCCTCTTTCATATGTTGGACCTTTCTCGCGGTGACCCTTGCCAG GGCAGTAATTTTCTTCGAGCATTCCGTACTATTCCAGAGGCCTCAGCCCTTGGTCTGATCCTGGCTGATTCAGATGAGGCATCAGGCAAGGGCAATCTGGCAAGGCTCATTCAGAGGTGGAATCGTTTCATTCTCACTCAGTTGCACCAGGATATGCAGGAGCTAGAAGTACCCCAGGCTTATCGAGTTGCTGGAGGCAG CTTTTGTTCATCGGGGGACTCTGTCATTGGGCAGCTATTCAACTGTGAGGTGGAAAACTGCAGTCTCTGCCGCTGTGGCAGTGAAACCGTGCGAGCCTCATCTACCCTGCTCTTCACACTCTCCTACCCTGAGGGTAGCAACTGTG ATAAAACTGGGAAGAACTATGACTTTGCTCAGGTGCTGAAGCGAAGCATCTGCCTGGAACAGAATACACAGGCCTGGTGTGACAACTGTGAGAAATACCAGCCTACG ATTCAGACCCGCAATATCCGCCACCTGCCAGATATTCTTGTGATTAACTGTGAGGTGAACAGCTCAAAAGAGGCTGATTTCTGGAGGATACAGGCTGAG GTTGCCTTCAAGATGTCAGTCAAGAAGCATGGTGGGGAAATCAAAAACAAGGAATTTGCTTTGGCTGATCG GAAGGACCTAGGGAATCCAGAGGGTTTGCTGTTGTGTCCCTCCATTGAGGAACTGAAGAATGTCTGGCTTCCTTTTTCCATTCGTATGAAGATGACCAAGAACAAAGGACTGGATGTTTGCAATTGGACTGATGGGGATGAGATGCAG TGGGGCCCAGCCAGGGCAGAGGAGGAGCATGGTGTCTATGTGTATGACCTGATGGCTACTGTGGTACACATCCTGGACTCGCGCACAGGGGGTagcctggtggctcacatcaAAGTCGGAGAGACTTACCACCAGCGCAAGGAG GGTGTTACTCACCAGCAGTGGTACCTCTTCAATGACTTTCTTATTGAACCTATTGATAAG caTGAAGCTGTGCAGTTTGACATGAATTGGAAAGTACCTGCTATCCTTTATTATGTCAAAAGGAATCTCAATTCCAGATACAACCTGAACA TCAAGAACCCTATTGAGGCTAGTGTGCTGCTGGCTGAAGCCTCACTAGCACGGAAGCAGCGGAAAACACATACTACCTTTATTCCATTGATGCTGAATGAGATGCCACAGGTTGGGGACCTGGTGGGCCTTGATGCTGAATTTGTCACCCTTAATGAG GAGGAAGCAGAGTTACGCAGTGATGGTACCAAGTCTACCATTAAACCAAGCCAGATGTCAGTAGCACGGATCACCTGTGTTCGGGGTCAGGGGCCCAATGAAGGTATCCCCTTCATTGATGACTACATCTCTACCCAGGAGCAG GTAGTGGATTATTTGACTCAGTATTCGGGTATAAAGCCAGGAGACCTTGATGCTAAAATTTCCTCCAAGCATCTCACAACTCTCAAGTCTACCTACTTAAAGCTTCGTTTTCTCATTGACATTGGAGTCAAGTTCGTGGGTCATGGCCTGCAGAAGGACTTCCGGGTCATCAACCTCATG GTGCCCAAGGACCAAGTCCTTGACACTGTCTATCTGTTTCACATGCCCCGCAAACGAATGATTTCCCTGCGATTTCTTGCTTGGTACTTTCTGG ACTTGAAGATTCAAGGGGAGACCCATGATAGTATTGAGGATGCCCGCACAGCTCTTCAACTCTACCGAAAGTATCTGGAGCTAAGCAAGAATGGCACTGAGCCTGAGTCCTTCCACAAGGTGCTCAAGGGTCTTTATGAGAAGGGACGAAAGATGGACTGGAAGGTGCCAGAGCCTGAAAGCCAGACAAGTCCCAAGAGTAAGGCCTGGGATGGGACAAGGGAAACTGAGCTGG ATGCAGCTGTTTTCTCCTCAGTGCTGGCACTCTGA
- the Pan2 gene encoding PAN2-PAN3 deadenylation complex catalytic subunit PAN2 isoform X4, giving the protein MNFEGLDPGLAEFASAMHSTLDPVLDAHLNPSLLQNVELDPEGVALEALPVQESVHIMEGVYSELHSVVAEVGVPVSVSHFDLHEEMLWVGSHGGHATSFFGPALERYSSFQVNGSDDIRQIQSLENGILFLTKNNLKYMARGGLIIFDYLLDESEDMHSLLLTDSSTLLVGGLQNHVLEIDLNTVQETQKYAVEIPGVTIMRQTNRFFFCGHTSGKVSLRDLRSFKVEHEFDAFSGSLSDFDVHGNLLAACGFSSRLTGLACDRFLKVYDLRMMRAITPLQVHVDPAFLRFIPTYTSRLAIISQSGQCQFCEPTGLANPADIFHVNPVGPLLMTFDVSASKQALAFGDSEGCVHLWTDSPEPSFNPYSRETEFALPCLVDSLPPLDWSQDLLPLSLIPVPLTTDTLLSDWPAANSAPAPRRAPPVDAEILRTMKKVGFIGYAPNPRTRLRNQIPYRLKESDSEFDSFSQVTESPIGREEEPHLHMVSKKYRKVTIKYSKLGLEDFDFKHYNKTLFAGLEPHIPNAYCNCMIQVLYFLEPVRCLIQNHLCQKEFCLACELGFLFHMLDLSRGDPCQGSNFLRAFRTIPEASALGLILADSDEASGKGNLARLIQRWNRFILTQLHQDMQELEVPQAYRVAGGSSFCSSGDSVIGQLFNCEVENCSLCRCGSETVRASSTLLFTLSYPEGSNCDKTGKNYDFAQVLKRSICLEQNTQAWCDNCEKYQPTIQTRNIRHLPDILVINCEVNSSKEADFWRIQAEVAFKMSVKKHGGEIKNKEFALADRASFQFFCTDRKDLGNPEGLLLCPSIEELKNVWLPFSIRMKMTKNKGLDVCNWTDGDEMQWGPARAEEEHGVYVYDLMATVVHILDSRTGGSLVAHIKVGETYHQRKEGVTHQQWYLFNDFLIEPIDKHEAVQFDMNWKVPAILYYVKRNLNSRYNLNIKNPIEASVLLAEASLARKQRKTHTTFIPLMLNEMPQVGDLVGLDAEFVTLNEEEAELRSDGTKSTIKPSQMSVARITCVRGQGPNEGIPFIDDYISTQEQVVDYLTQYSGIKPGDLDAKISSKHLTTLKSTYLKLRFLIDIGVKFVGHGLQKDFRVINLMVPKDQVLDTVYLFHMPRKRMISLRFLAWYFLDLKIQGETHDSIEDARTALQLYRKYLELSKNGTEPESFHKVLKGLYEKGRKMDWKVPEPESQTSPKSKAWDGTRETELDAAVFSSVLAL; this is encoded by the exons ATGAACTTTGAGGGTCTGGACCCTGGACTGGCAGAATTTGCCTCAGCCATGCATTCAACCCTGGACCCTGTCCTGGATGCCCACTTGAACCCAAGTCTGCTACAGAACGTGGAGCTGGACCCAGAGGGAGTGGCCTTGGAGGCTCTTCCTGTGCAGGAGTCAGTGCACATAATGGAAGGTGTCTACTCTGAGTTGCACAGCGTGGTGGCTGAAGTGGGTGTACCTGTGTCCGTCTCCCACTTTGATTTGCACGAGGAGATGCTGTGGGTGGGGAGCCACGGG GGCCATGCCACTTCATTTTTTGGACCAGCCTTGGAGCGCTACTCATCCTTTCAGGTCAATGGCAGTGATGACATTCGGCAGATCCAGAGCCTCGAGAATGGTATCCTTTTTCTCACCAAGAACAACCTCAAGTATATGGCCCGTGGGGGCCTCATTATATTTGATTACTT GCTGGATGAGAGTGAGGATATGCATAGTCTCCTGCTGACTGATAGCAGCACTCTACTTGTTGGTGGGCTGCAGAACCATGTATTGGAAATTGATCTGAACACTGTCCAGGAGACTCAAAAG TATGCTGTTGAGATACCTGGAGTCACCATTATGAGACAGACAAATCGCTTCTTCTTCTGTGGCCACACATCTGGCAAG GTTTCCCTAAGAGACCTCCGTAGTTTTAAGGTGGAGCATGAATTTGATGCCTTCTCAGGGAGTCTGTCAGATTTTGATGTACATGGCAACCTATTAGCTGCCTGTGGATTCTCCAGCCGCCTCACTGGCCTGGCCTGTGACCGTTTCCTCAAGGTGTATGATTTGCGCATGATGCGTGCCATCACACCACTTCAAGTACATGTGGATCCTGCCTTCTTGCGCTTCATCCCTACATACACTTCTCGTCTTGCTATCATCTCCCAGTCAG GGCAGTGCCAGTTTTGTGAGCCTACAGGCCTGGCCAACCCAGCAGACATTTTTCATGTGAATCCTGTGGGACCTCTGCTAATGACATTTGATGTGTCAGCCAGCAAGCAGGCCCTGGCATTTGGAGATTCTGAGGGCTGTGTGCACCTATGGACTGATTCCCCTGAGCCTTCCTTTAACCCCTACTCCCGTGAGACTGAGTTTGCTTTGCCCTGTCTTGTGGACTCACTGCCTCCTCTGGACTGGAGCCAGGACCTGCTGCCTCTTTCTCTCATCCCGGTTCCACTCACCACTGACACACTTCTCTCTGATTGGCCTGCTGCCAACTCCGCTCCAGCACCCAG GCGAGCACCACCTGTGGATGCAGAGATTCTGCGCACCATGAAGAAAGTGGGCTTCATTGGCTATGCACCCAACCCCCGCACCAGGCTGCGCAATCAG ATTCCTTACCGACTAAAGGAGTCAGACAGTGAATTTGACAGCTTCAGCCAGGTTACTGAGTCACCAATAGGGCGTGAAGAGGAGCCACATCTCCACATGGTTTCTAAGAAATACCGCAAG GTAACCATCAAATATTCCAAGCTAGGGCTGGAGGACTTTGACTTCAAACACTACAATAAGACCCTGTTTGCTGGATTAGAGCCCCACATTCCTAATGCCTACTGTAACTGCATGATCCAG GTGCTCTATTTCCTGGAGCCTGTTCGCTGTCTAATCCAGAATCACCTTTGCCAGAAGGAGTTCTGTCTGGCATGTGAGCTGGGCTTCCTCTTTCATATGTTGGACCTTTCTCGCGGTGACCCTTGCCAG GGCAGTAATTTTCTTCGAGCATTCCGTACTATTCCAGAGGCCTCAGCCCTTGGTCTGATCCTGGCTGATTCAGATGAGGCATCAGGCAAGGGCAATCTGGCAAGGCTCATTCAGAGGTGGAATCGTTTCATTCTCACTCAGTTGCACCAGGATATGCAGGAGCTAGAAGTACCCCAGGCTTATCGAGTTGCTGGAGGCAG CAGCTTTTGTTCATCGGGGGACTCTGTCATTGGGCAGCTATTCAACTGTGAGGTGGAAAACTGCAGTCTCTGCCGCTGTGGCAGTGAAACCGTGCGAGCCTCATCTACCCTGCTCTTCACACTCTCCTACCCTGAGGGTAGCAACTGTG ATAAAACTGGGAAGAACTATGACTTTGCTCAGGTGCTGAAGCGAAGCATCTGCCTGGAACAGAATACACAGGCCTGGTGTGACAACTGTGAGAAATACCAGCCTACG ATTCAGACCCGCAATATCCGCCACCTGCCAGATATTCTTGTGATTAACTGTGAGGTGAACAGCTCAAAAGAGGCTGATTTCTGGAGGATACAGGCTGAG GTTGCCTTCAAGATGTCAGTCAAGAAGCATGGTGGGGAAATCAAAAACAAGGAATTTGCTTTGGCTGATCG AGCATCTTTCCAATTCTTCTGTACTGATAGGAAGGACCTAGGGAATCCAGAGGGTTTGCTGTTGTGTCCCTCCATTGAGGAACTGAAGAATGTCTGGCTTCCTTTTTCCATTCGTATGAAGATGACCAAGAACAAAGGACTGGATGTTTGCAATTGGACTGATGGGGATGAGATGCAG TGGGGCCCAGCCAGGGCAGAGGAGGAGCATGGTGTCTATGTGTATGACCTGATGGCTACTGTGGTACACATCCTGGACTCGCGCACAGGGGGTagcctggtggctcacatcaAAGTCGGAGAGACTTACCACCAGCGCAAGGAG GGTGTTACTCACCAGCAGTGGTACCTCTTCAATGACTTTCTTATTGAACCTATTGATAAG caTGAAGCTGTGCAGTTTGACATGAATTGGAAAGTACCTGCTATCCTTTATTATGTCAAAAGGAATCTCAATTCCAGATACAACCTGAACA TCAAGAACCCTATTGAGGCTAGTGTGCTGCTGGCTGAAGCCTCACTAGCACGGAAGCAGCGGAAAACACATACTACCTTTATTCCATTGATGCTGAATGAGATGCCACAGGTTGGGGACCTGGTGGGCCTTGATGCTGAATTTGTCACCCTTAATGAG GAGGAAGCAGAGTTACGCAGTGATGGTACCAAGTCTACCATTAAACCAAGCCAGATGTCAGTAGCACGGATCACCTGTGTTCGGGGTCAGGGGCCCAATGAAGGTATCCCCTTCATTGATGACTACATCTCTACCCAGGAGCAG GTAGTGGATTATTTGACTCAGTATTCGGGTATAAAGCCAGGAGACCTTGATGCTAAAATTTCCTCCAAGCATCTCACAACTCTCAAGTCTACCTACTTAAAGCTTCGTTTTCTCATTGACATTGGAGTCAAGTTCGTGGGTCATGGCCTGCAGAAGGACTTCCGGGTCATCAACCTCATG GTGCCCAAGGACCAAGTCCTTGACACTGTCTATCTGTTTCACATGCCCCGCAAACGAATGATTTCCCTGCGATTTCTTGCTTGGTACTTTCTGG ACTTGAAGATTCAAGGGGAGACCCATGATAGTATTGAGGATGCCCGCACAGCTCTTCAACTCTACCGAAAGTATCTGGAGCTAAGCAAGAATGGCACTGAGCCTGAGTCCTTCCACAAGGTGCTCAAGGGTCTTTATGAGAAGGGACGAAAGATGGACTGGAAGGTGCCAGAGCCTGAAAGCCAGACAAGTCCCAAGAGTAAGGCCTGGGATGGGACAAGGGAAACTGAGCTGG ATGCAGCTGTTTTCTCCTCAGTGCTGGCACTCTGA
- the Pan2 gene encoding PAN2-PAN3 deadenylation complex catalytic subunit PAN2 isoform X2, which produces MNFEGLDPGLAEFASAMHSTLDPVLDAHLNPSLLQNVELDPEGVALEALPVQESVHIMEGVYSELHSVVAEVGVPVSVSHFDLHEEMLWVGSHGGHATSFFGPALERYSSFQVNGSDDIRQIQSLENGILFLTKNNLKYMARGGLIIFDYLLDESEDMHSLLLTDSSTLLVGGLQNHVLEIDLNTVQETQKYAVEIPGVTIMRQTNRFFFCGHTSGKVSLRDLRSFKVEHEFDAFSGSLSDFDVHGNLLAACGFSSRLTGLACDRFLKVYDLRMMRAITPLQVHVDPAFLRFIPTYTSRLAIISQSGQCQFCEPTGLANPADIFHVNPVGPLLMTFDVSASKQALAFGDSEGCVHLWTDSPEPSFNPYSRETEFALPCLVDSLPPLDWSQDLLPLSLIPVPLTTDTLLSDWPAANSAPAPRTILDCRRAPPVDAEILRTMKKVGFIGYAPNPRTRLRNQIPYRLKESDSEFDSFSQVTESPIGREEEPHLHMVSKKYRKVTIKYSKLGLEDFDFKHYNKTLFAGLEPHIPNAYCNCMIQVLYFLEPVRCLIQNHLCQKEFCLACELGFLFHMLDLSRGDPCQGSNFLRAFRTIPEASALGLILADSDEASGKGNLARLIQRWNRFILTQLHQDMQELEVPQAYRVAGGSFCSSGDSVIGQLFNCEVENCSLCRCGSETVRASSTLLFTLSYPEGSNCDKTGKNYDFAQVLKRSICLEQNTQAWCDNCEKYQPTIQTRNIRHLPDILVINCEVNSSKEADFWRIQAEVAFKMSVKKHGGEIKNKEFALADRASFQFFCTDRKDLGNPEGLLLCPSIEELKNVWLPFSIRMKMTKNKGLDVCNWTDGDEMQWGPARAEEEHGVYVYDLMATVVHILDSRTGGSLVAHIKVGETYHQRKEGVTHQQWYLFNDFLIEPIDKHEAVQFDMNWKVPAILYYVKRNLNSRYNLNIKNPIEASVLLAEASLARKQRKTHTTFIPLMLNEMPQVGDLVGLDAEFVTLNEEEAELRSDGTKSTIKPSQMSVARITCVRGQGPNEGIPFIDDYISTQEQVVDYLTQYSGIKPGDLDAKISSKHLTTLKSTYLKLRFLIDIGVKFVGHGLQKDFRVINLMVPKDQVLDTVYLFHMPRKRMISLRFLAWYFLDLKIQGETHDSIEDARTALQLYRKYLELSKNGTEPESFHKVLKGLYEKGRKMDWKVPEPESQTSPKSKAWDGTRETELDAAVFSSVLAL; this is translated from the exons ATGAACTTTGAGGGTCTGGACCCTGGACTGGCAGAATTTGCCTCAGCCATGCATTCAACCCTGGACCCTGTCCTGGATGCCCACTTGAACCCAAGTCTGCTACAGAACGTGGAGCTGGACCCAGAGGGAGTGGCCTTGGAGGCTCTTCCTGTGCAGGAGTCAGTGCACATAATGGAAGGTGTCTACTCTGAGTTGCACAGCGTGGTGGCTGAAGTGGGTGTACCTGTGTCCGTCTCCCACTTTGATTTGCACGAGGAGATGCTGTGGGTGGGGAGCCACGGG GGCCATGCCACTTCATTTTTTGGACCAGCCTTGGAGCGCTACTCATCCTTTCAGGTCAATGGCAGTGATGACATTCGGCAGATCCAGAGCCTCGAGAATGGTATCCTTTTTCTCACCAAGAACAACCTCAAGTATATGGCCCGTGGGGGCCTCATTATATTTGATTACTT GCTGGATGAGAGTGAGGATATGCATAGTCTCCTGCTGACTGATAGCAGCACTCTACTTGTTGGTGGGCTGCAGAACCATGTATTGGAAATTGATCTGAACACTGTCCAGGAGACTCAAAAG TATGCTGTTGAGATACCTGGAGTCACCATTATGAGACAGACAAATCGCTTCTTCTTCTGTGGCCACACATCTGGCAAG GTTTCCCTAAGAGACCTCCGTAGTTTTAAGGTGGAGCATGAATTTGATGCCTTCTCAGGGAGTCTGTCAGATTTTGATGTACATGGCAACCTATTAGCTGCCTGTGGATTCTCCAGCCGCCTCACTGGCCTGGCCTGTGACCGTTTCCTCAAGGTGTATGATTTGCGCATGATGCGTGCCATCACACCACTTCAAGTACATGTGGATCCTGCCTTCTTGCGCTTCATCCCTACATACACTTCTCGTCTTGCTATCATCTCCCAGTCAG GGCAGTGCCAGTTTTGTGAGCCTACAGGCCTGGCCAACCCAGCAGACATTTTTCATGTGAATCCTGTGGGACCTCTGCTAATGACATTTGATGTGTCAGCCAGCAAGCAGGCCCTGGCATTTGGAGATTCTGAGGGCTGTGTGCACCTATGGACTGATTCCCCTGAGCCTTCCTTTAACCCCTACTCCCGTGAGACTGAGTTTGCTTTGCCCTGTCTTGTGGACTCACTGCCTCCTCTGGACTGGAGCCAGGACCTGCTGCCTCTTTCTCTCATCCCGGTTCCACTCACCACTGACACACTTCTCTCTGATTGGCCTGCTGCCAACTCCGCTCCAGCACCCAG AACTATACTGGATTGTAGGCGAGCACCACCTGTGGATGCAGAGATTCTGCGCACCATGAAGAAAGTGGGCTTCATTGGCTATGCACCCAACCCCCGCACCAGGCTGCGCAATCAG ATTCCTTACCGACTAAAGGAGTCAGACAGTGAATTTGACAGCTTCAGCCAGGTTACTGAGTCACCAATAGGGCGTGAAGAGGAGCCACATCTCCACATGGTTTCTAAGAAATACCGCAAG GTAACCATCAAATATTCCAAGCTAGGGCTGGAGGACTTTGACTTCAAACACTACAATAAGACCCTGTTTGCTGGATTAGAGCCCCACATTCCTAATGCCTACTGTAACTGCATGATCCAG GTGCTCTATTTCCTGGAGCCTGTTCGCTGTCTAATCCAGAATCACCTTTGCCAGAAGGAGTTCTGTCTGGCATGTGAGCTGGGCTTCCTCTTTCATATGTTGGACCTTTCTCGCGGTGACCCTTGCCAG GGCAGTAATTTTCTTCGAGCATTCCGTACTATTCCAGAGGCCTCAGCCCTTGGTCTGATCCTGGCTGATTCAGATGAGGCATCAGGCAAGGGCAATCTGGCAAGGCTCATTCAGAGGTGGAATCGTTTCATTCTCACTCAGTTGCACCAGGATATGCAGGAGCTAGAAGTACCCCAGGCTTATCGAGTTGCTGGAGGCAG CTTTTGTTCATCGGGGGACTCTGTCATTGGGCAGCTATTCAACTGTGAGGTGGAAAACTGCAGTCTCTGCCGCTGTGGCAGTGAAACCGTGCGAGCCTCATCTACCCTGCTCTTCACACTCTCCTACCCTGAGGGTAGCAACTGTG ATAAAACTGGGAAGAACTATGACTTTGCTCAGGTGCTGAAGCGAAGCATCTGCCTGGAACAGAATACACAGGCCTGGTGTGACAACTGTGAGAAATACCAGCCTACG ATTCAGACCCGCAATATCCGCCACCTGCCAGATATTCTTGTGATTAACTGTGAGGTGAACAGCTCAAAAGAGGCTGATTTCTGGAGGATACAGGCTGAG GTTGCCTTCAAGATGTCAGTCAAGAAGCATGGTGGGGAAATCAAAAACAAGGAATTTGCTTTGGCTGATCG AGCATCTTTCCAATTCTTCTGTACTGATAGGAAGGACCTAGGGAATCCAGAGGGTTTGCTGTTGTGTCCCTCCATTGAGGAACTGAAGAATGTCTGGCTTCCTTTTTCCATTCGTATGAAGATGACCAAGAACAAAGGACTGGATGTTTGCAATTGGACTGATGGGGATGAGATGCAG TGGGGCCCAGCCAGGGCAGAGGAGGAGCATGGTGTCTATGTGTATGACCTGATGGCTACTGTGGTACACATCCTGGACTCGCGCACAGGGGGTagcctggtggctcacatcaAAGTCGGAGAGACTTACCACCAGCGCAAGGAG GGTGTTACTCACCAGCAGTGGTACCTCTTCAATGACTTTCTTATTGAACCTATTGATAAG caTGAAGCTGTGCAGTTTGACATGAATTGGAAAGTACCTGCTATCCTTTATTATGTCAAAAGGAATCTCAATTCCAGATACAACCTGAACA TCAAGAACCCTATTGAGGCTAGTGTGCTGCTGGCTGAAGCCTCACTAGCACGGAAGCAGCGGAAAACACATACTACCTTTATTCCATTGATGCTGAATGAGATGCCACAGGTTGGGGACCTGGTGGGCCTTGATGCTGAATTTGTCACCCTTAATGAG GAGGAAGCAGAGTTACGCAGTGATGGTACCAAGTCTACCATTAAACCAAGCCAGATGTCAGTAGCACGGATCACCTGTGTTCGGGGTCAGGGGCCCAATGAAGGTATCCCCTTCATTGATGACTACATCTCTACCCAGGAGCAG GTAGTGGATTATTTGACTCAGTATTCGGGTATAAAGCCAGGAGACCTTGATGCTAAAATTTCCTCCAAGCATCTCACAACTCTCAAGTCTACCTACTTAAAGCTTCGTTTTCTCATTGACATTGGAGTCAAGTTCGTGGGTCATGGCCTGCAGAAGGACTTCCGGGTCATCAACCTCATG GTGCCCAAGGACCAAGTCCTTGACACTGTCTATCTGTTTCACATGCCCCGCAAACGAATGATTTCCCTGCGATTTCTTGCTTGGTACTTTCTGG ACTTGAAGATTCAAGGGGAGACCCATGATAGTATTGAGGATGCCCGCACAGCTCTTCAACTCTACCGAAAGTATCTGGAGCTAAGCAAGAATGGCACTGAGCCTGAGTCCTTCCACAAGGTGCTCAAGGGTCTTTATGAGAAGGGACGAAAGATGGACTGGAAGGTGCCAGAGCCTGAAAGCCAGACAAGTCCCAAGAGTAAGGCCTGGGATGGGACAAGGGAAACTGAGCTGG ATGCAGCTGTTTTCTCCTCAGTGCTGGCACTCTGA